One Diadema setosum chromosome 8, eeDiaSeto1, whole genome shotgun sequence genomic window carries:
- the LOC140232104 gene encoding guanine nucleotide-binding protein subunit alpha-13-like, which translates to MVGMAESDRDMFLRHLRIRFEHDDTVDEALIEEFRPIIYGNIIQGMQMLVMALNLHNVPWSDPGNEQYAALIMDCDRDAKLASEKFRKYVGPCRALWSDSSVQSIFEDVAAFGLDYVPSKGDILHCNRPEDGARELVVSSTYTHSRLHITDVGGMSVAQPRVRQIFYDVECIIFFVSAQAFDPVPSANGISIPLLDACDLFDAVINDAYLRSVPILLVFTKLDALEEKIKCRSIKESFPNFKGKPQDIKDVKKFIAGLFLERSHKRKELPFHSFVTLTSADDANDLFSRVETNVVMKRHQKHSLFMGYHRL; encoded by the exons ATGGTGGGAATGGCGGAGAGTGACAGGGATATGTTTCTAAGGCATTTGCGAATACGCTTCGAACACGATGATACCGTCGACGAGGCCCTGATCGAAGAGTTTCGCCCCATCATCTACGGTAACATCATCCAAGGCATGCAGATGTTGGTGATGGCTCTTAATCTTCACAATGTACCCTGGAGTGATCCAGGAAACGAGCAATACGCGGCGCTTATCATGGACTGTGATCGTGATGCGAAATTGGCGTCAGAAAAGTTCAGGAAATATGTCGGACCCTGTCGAGCCCTGTGGTCGGACTCTTCTGTCCAAAGTATTTTTGAAGATGTTGCAGCATTTGGTCTG GACTATGTTCCAAGCAAGGGGGATATTCTGCACTGTAACAGGCCAGAAGATGGTGCCAGAGAGCTGGTCGTCAGCAGCACCTACACGCATTCTCGTCTTCACATCACAGACGTCGGTGGGATGAGCGTCGCACAGCCCAGAGTACGGCAGATCTTTTATGATGTGGAGTGCATCATCTTTTTCGTGTCGGCACAGGCCTTCGACCCAGTCCCCTCGGCGAATGGCATCTCAATACCGCTCCTGGACGCATGCGATCTCTTTGACGCTGTCATCAACGACGCTTACTTGCGCTCCGTTCCCATCCTCCTCGTCTTTACCAAACTGGACGCGCTGGAAGAAAAGATCAAGTGTAGGAGCATCAAGGAGTCCTTTCCAAATTTTAAGGGTAAACCTCAGGATATAAAGGACGTCAAGAAGTTCATTGCAGGCCTCTTTCTAGAGAGGAGTCACAAGAGAAAAGAGCTGCCGTTTCACAGCTTTGTTACGCTGACAAGTGCTGACGATGCAAATGATCTCTTCTCCCGTGTTGAGACTAATGTTGTAATGAAGAGACATCAAAAACATTCTCTGTTCATGGGATACCATCGTTTATAG